The genomic region AATTCAACTGAACAAAGACAACATCATTTAGGACAAATACTGAACAAAGACAACTAATAATTTGAACATCACATCATTTAGGACAATTCAACGTTACTACTAGTTCGGAAACACAAATACCACAATAGTAAGAGTTCACCAACATATAACATAACCCAACAAGTTCATCAACCTAACGAAGCGGCTACAAGAGAGCACTTCCATAGTAACACACACTAATGCCTTCCGCGCGTGTTCTTGGTGCCACGCCTGcaggcaatcttcttcttcctggatggacgagcctcctcttcctgcacttcctcctccgcctccgcctcatgatccaagctagccatccgcgaggtccctacgaccacctttgggttgcctctgttgtcaAAGTTGTTGGGCGTGTACCGGCATCTGGGCTTCCTAGGCTTGAACACATATGGGGATCGAAGTTGAGCGtccgccaaagtcatgtcatcatcaagctcatcgcgctatcacacaatcaaacaatatggtgaagaccgacgtcgtaatcaagtgagaatcacatctaaaggattagtcatacctcttgggtgaccgcaccctcatcatcctgataagcatatgaggaactcacatcgtccctctgatggtgagatgaggggtctgatggtgtaccagacctagaggcagatggttcatcaatttcgggatcacggcaaccgagaagattcgataaccgccttaacttcctggcctgacgctgtaacatgaacaagtgtgGAAGATATGAAACTCCGCAACATAGACTACCTCTCATAGTGAATGCGATttgtaccttgaggaatgctcgtagtggaccatcatcattgccttttccaaccggtgtttcctccagaatagactggctctcatcagctgctttcttgatctcggtgcgctgcggatgagaaagaatgaacacgttagccattcaaacatgtgtaatacggccaacgggaaagtaaagaagaaacactttaccacatagttaatcaccggaacagcagggACTCCGTGCCCTACcctgacatctctgttgtacttcccctttgatagatcctcaaagtttacgggttcttcaagaatatcctcattatatgccggcgggcatatctcaactcgagtattttcaagaagccatcgtatgtagttatcaaaagcaagtgGACTATGCTCACGAAGCTTGGCGCGTGCACTGCTACGAGCTTCCTCCACAcaaagctggaagcgggtaacatacgaagcatgatgcttgtcccagtcctttatcttccgctgccttctcctgtccaacctgcaTGGTACAAAACCAAACATTAGCAAAATCAAGGAGTGACGATGCTTAGTCAATACGGTTCATGCTgtcttacctatgaagtgctttgtccGTATCCACCCATtccggcgggtgaggctggaacagaccaaactgacgacacacgcgatgtggcaaatgaaactcaacagcccagttgcatatcagtgggcaccgcatacgccagagatccctatcccgcaagcacatcgggttgatgGTAAACTCCGGGGTGTACCCAAGTCTGTCATCggcgccatatggctgccattccacctatgaaaTAGGGCAACAATGCAAAATTGGTGAATTTTTTCAGGCAAACATGAGAAATGACTGAAGTAATGACCTCgttacctgctcaggcgtaatcgtgtccaactcggcaacgtacttctggtacatgagattgacatcgttcgtcatctcggaaaccacatcccacttgtaagcccaagtgggccGCCGTAattcgtcatcttcatcttcataccaaggattaaacctgacgcttttcgggcgtccaacaggcagacgctcccagctccatacagaaagtagaagcatattaccgccaatgcctgcactatctgtgatcctgcaacacgcatcgtccagctgcatatgaaagaaaaacaatgttaacttgacagcaagcttgcattgctaatgaagaaatgagttgatcacaaaacagaccaactacctgtcggtacaagtaggcaagagtcgctgaaccccagctccatttgctatcgaagacggtcaacgccttcagccacatccatggagcgttcttgccagtggagtcaggaaacaaagtcctcgacacaacataccacatgtagacacgagcatgtgtctggatcacgtcatcagtggcatccggagggcacgtcgcaaagtgagtttgaatccacgtgaaagcagctccggctgctttcctttccttcttcttcttctcttctccctcctctacatcagcctcagcctcggtaggagccataccgataagagcaatcatctgctcgcgccacccatcagaatcggtgctcatacagagaggcatcccgtcgatagcaagaccggtgatcaacgagacatcctcgagcgtcacggtcatctccccagtccgaagatggaaactatgcgtctccggcctccaccgatcagcaagagcggacaccagtggagcgttcagattcggcgtggaccggctgaccaactgaatccacgggagtagtcctgcctgcttgatgtacggtgtgtaccgctcatcgtaaggcatggcaggaccagagaccccgtgataccgaatcttcaaaggttcaagcttctgcaaaaaacaagtaatgacaaatcttagggcatgtaaatttcaacttaaggcaaaatatttagattactcgttattaccatctccttctcgcgcatcatgtaggcccggtgtttcgtgtcgtagacatcgtcgagaagccaaaccatccttacaaagttcaaacaataaacatatatgagttcatcttcatctcaaatatcggtataCACTAAACATCTAATATGTGttcaattacaagaatctcaacatctccttctcacacaatgaatatgtcatatgtgttcaaataaactcaacatctaatatttcaaataaaatcaacatctaatatatatctaaaaaatCAACATCTCATTGTTATCTATATaaataggcatctcatatatatatatatacacacatatatatacacacatatatatatacatatatacatatacatatatatatatatgtatatgtatatatatatatatgtatatatatatatataaacaaaacAATCTATGATTTCACTAACAAGAACTATATATTGTGAACTAAGCAACAACACTACGGTACTACCACTATGACTACACATCCTAAATCAAGCAAATCAAGGGTTCCATCAAATCTTGGACAAATCTCTAAAATGGCAACAAATTTACGGAGGAAAAGAAAGGAAACGgaggagtttacctagtaggatggattggagatcgaatccacagatcaaatcttcagatctgagagggATGTGGGGGGATTCGATGGGggcgccgccgctgctctctgttCAGAGAGCGGAGAGGGGGAAGAACTGCCTGGCCGGGTTGGGCCGATGCGCTTTAACTCATTGTGCAGCgcccaagagctaggcgctgcacattacaagtgtggcgCCTAAGTCCGAGGCGCTGCAGTGTtgtctgtggggccgcaactggaccagggctgccacgctggcacgAGGTGCGACGCCCAAAAGAGAGGCAATGCATAGTAGTGTGTGGCgcccagctgtcgggcgccacacgaaagggtcagcagagtgaattttttttaaaacaaggtCAGTTTATGATTTGATTTAGatctcaggtcaaatatgtgatttctgccgtACACCGGCGCCGGAGCGCTTTTGCTTGCCTGCCGCTGCCGGTGCTGGTCGAGGTTGACCCTACTAACATGCGCCTAGGCGTTTTGCCTGCGCCTCTCTGCTGCGGTTGTGTATTTATTTTAGCACTGCTGCTATTATACTGTGCAACACTTCTCtttctgccgctgctgctgctgcttctggtAAAGTATGATGGTCAGACACTAGGAGACGATCAAAGCGACATTGAGCATGGCCATAATGTTCGCCCTCACGCCCCCGTTTGCTTTTCTTTTTCATCGTTTTAGAAAAGATCCGGATCTATAATAAATTATAAAGGTTACCAGAAGTACGAACCATCCCAATCATGAAAAGAAAATTACGTCAAGATCTCTGGACCACGGAACTGTCGCCAAAACAAGCCACTCGCGCGGTGCTGTCGCTGCTTCCATACCGGAGCCGGCCGACCTTGTTAATGACGGGCGAAAGAGGTTTCGTGTATGTGCCCCCAAGGACCGGCCCTGGAGCCTCGGTCATTGTTTTTGCCTCCTTGACTCGGTTTGAAAAATCTGGCACCAAATCTCACCGTCACGCCCCGTTTGCGTCTATTTAAAGCGACATTGAACATGGCCATAATATTCGCCCTCATGCCCCCGTCTGCTTTTTTAATTGTAATAAATGTTACCATAAGTATGAACCATCCCACTCGTGGAAAAAGTTACGTCGAGATCTCTAGACCATGGAACTGCCCCCAAAACAAGCCACTTACACGGTGATGCCACTGCTTCCATATTGGAGCCGGCCGACCTTGTTGATGATGAGCGAGAGAGGTCTCATGCTTGTATCCTAAGGAGTGGCCCCGGAGCCGCAGTCGTTTTTTGACTTCTTGACTCGGTTTGAAAAATATGGCACCAAACCTCACCGTCACGCCTATTTACCCTTGTCCGATCATCATCTCCCGTGAAGTGACTAGCAGCCGTTAAATCCGAAATTCTAGCCGGCCTTGTCCTTCCCTTTTCATCCCGTTCAAtttaccatgcatgcatgcatggccaaAAGCCAGCGGAGTTCTGAGCCTCTGATCGTCTCGTCATGTTTACGTGGACCTGGAGACCGGGAGCTGCTGCTCTACTTCATCGTGCTTGCTTGCGCACGGTGTGTATGGTATGGACAAGAGGGACGCGCCACCAACCTATCCATAGACGTGGGTGGTCATGCTAGAAATATATATCATGTAATGTATTACAAGCAAAATGTCCGCACTTTCTCCATCTAGGTTTACTAGCTTGCTCTCCAATGACCTCTCTGATCCTCATCGCAAAAAGAAAATGACCTCTCTGATCCAGGCAGTGGCGAAGCCACCCCAAAAAATTCAATTGGGCCATcgctaatttttttgaaaaataaatcTTCACAATATACAATAAGTGTATGGTGTTCTTAGGTTATTTTTCTCAAAAGTTATGGAGTCAACTGACCCCACGGCTTACACATAGAAACGCCACCGGATCCAGGGATGATGACCATATGATAATCAAGGGTGAAAAAACAAGATCAATGATTTTGGCTGGCTGTTGTACTCcctctggttctttttagtttgcatataagatttgactcaagtcaagcctcgtaaagtttgaccaattttataAAAAAAAAGTACCAACATTCGCAACCTGAAATCAATATcaatagatgtgtcatgacttaaaatttcatattatataactttagcatggcagatattgatatatttttcatataaatacggtcaaactttgtgaagtttgacttcagaaaattctaatatgcagagcaaaaaaggaccggagggagtacctttATAGGTTGAACACTTGATCAAATCTTCACCACAAGAACTTGATTGCGGATCAAAGTTTCCCAAGATGCTCATTGTCATCCGTTGTGTGGACAGCGGGACGGGTATGTAAATatgctttcgccccgctttataggtAAAGCCAAATTCGTTCCGAGCTATTATATTTCTATTTCTATTTCTATTTCTATTTCTAAGGAGAGCATTGCATGTGACAAAATAACGTAAAACATTCCCGAAGCTGCTACCAGCTATGGCCGCCCTAATCTCTAGAGCGGAAGACAAACTCTGCAAAAGCACCCCAATCACACACCCAACAACCAAATCCTCAACAGCAGCTTCAGCCTGCTTGACTGAACAAAATGGACGCGCGCTAGCTTTGTTTAGGCTTAGCAATTGCCAGCGCCCGGCAGCGTGGCGCCACGAGCTAAACTACAAACAACACTGTACTAGTatgaatttttattatttctggcgTTCGTTATATTGCCATGATCGAAGATGAATAGATTAAAAGTTTCTCGAGAAAAAAGACATACGGCTGACGAGAAGTTCCCCACACGACACGACAGTGTCACAC from Triticum aestivum cultivar Chinese Spring chromosome 4A, IWGSC CS RefSeq v2.1, whole genome shotgun sequence harbors:
- the LOC123083948 gene encoding uncharacterized protein; this encodes MVWLLDDVYDTKHRAYMMREKEMKLEPLKIRYHGVSGPAMPYDERYTPYIKQAGLLPWIQLAEADVEEGEEKKKKERKAAGAAFTWIQTHFATCPPDATDDVIQTHARVYMWYVVSRTLFPDSTGKNAPWMWLKALTVFDSKWSWGSATLAYLYRQLDDACCRITDSAGIGGNMLLLSVWSWERLPVGRPKSVRFNPWYEDEDDELRRPTWAYKWDVVSEMTNDVNLMYQKYVAELDTITPEQPHPPEWVDTDKALHSPLAFDNYIRWLLENTRVEICPPAYNEDILEEPVNFEDLSKGKYNRDVRVGHGVPAVPVINYVLDDDMTLADAQLRSPYVFKPRKPRCRYTPNNFDNRGNPKVVVGTSRMASLDHEAEAEEEVQELNCSVFVFAKMEFVSVVWQLTALQRLTVRRCTVLCSAQSLGAAPHSAAPVP